Genomic DNA from Candidatus Eisenbacteria bacterium:
CTCTCGTCGCCGACGATGATGTCCCCAGGATGGACGACAACGCCACCGCACTGGATGGGGTGGTTGATCTCGCCGGGGCCCCGATGGAGGGGACCGATCGGCGTCGCCCCCCGGGCATAGACCGGGTACCCCAGGGTCAGGACGCCTGCGAGATCGCGGATGTACCCGTCGACGACGAATCCGGCGAGGCCGCGGTGCCTCGCCTTGGTGCAAACCAGGTCGCCCAGGACCGCGTTCATAGAGGAGCCGCCCGCGTCCACGACGACGACGTCGTTCGGGGCCGCAATGTCGAGCGATTTGTGAACCATGAGGTTGTCGCCGGGGAAGACCTTGACCGTACAGGCCGGGCCCAGAATACGCTGGCGCTCCGGGGTGAGGCATCGGATCGCCGGCGACATCGTATAGAGGCGGTTGAGTCCGTCGGATATGACCGCCGTCTGGAACTCGCCGATGGCCGCGACCAATTCGGCGGTCGGTCGGGCGATGGTTTTCCGGATTCGAAAGCCTGGCCCCGGGTGCATTTCGGCAGTCATCGGCTTGCTGGCCATGGGAAGCCTCCGTGGGGGAGGCCCCTGGGATTCGGCTCCCACCTGCGGGCCCTGATCCGCTGAACGCGTGCCGGACCGCGTGGAAGGCTGCGGAGCCGGCGACGCGCGATTTTTGAGGTACCCCCACTACTATTATGCGCCGATTTCGGCTCCGGCTCAACCCGAACCGCGTCTCAGATCCCCAGCCCTCGCGCCGCGAGGGTGGCGGCCTGCGAGCGAAATGCCTTCAGATCCTTGTGGCCGCCCGCGTGGATCGAGTTCGTGAGGAGCACGAAGTAGGCGTCGTTCGTGGGATCGATCCACATCGAGACCCCTGTGAAGCCAGAGTGTCCGAAGGAATCGCTCGAGAAGAGCGAACCCCGCGGCGCCGAGTAGGGGCTCTCGATGTCGAACCCGAACCCGCGGCGCACGCCGAGGGCCGGCCCGCATTGATTGGTGGTCATGAGGCGCACGGTTTCGGAGGCCAGAATTCGGCGGCCGCCGTGCGTCCCGCCGCGGAGGAGCATCTCGCAGAAGCGCGCTACCTCCTCCCCGGTCCCGAACACTCCCGCGTTCCCCGCGACCCCGCCCAAGGCCCGCGATCTCGCCCGCGGATCGTGCACCCGCCCGCGAAGCCACACACCGCGCTCACGCGTCGTGGGCGCCACGCGAAGGCGGTCCTTGGCGCGCGTGCCGAAGCGTGTGTCGCGGAAACGGAGGGGGGTGAAGATTCTCTCCTGCGCCGCCCGGTCGAGCCCTTTCCCGGTCGCCCGCTCGACCACGCCTTGCAAAAGCATGTACCCCACGTCGCTATAGGTGAAACGCTCTCCCGGCCGCGCTTCGAGCGGCTCGCGCGCGATCGCGGCATAGAGCCGGGGCTTTCCTCCTCGGTAGTCTTCGAGCGGATTCATCGCGGGAAAGCCCGCGGTGTGCGTGAGAAGCATCGAGAGCCGGGCCGACCCCGCCTCCGTGCCGCGCGCTTCCTCGAGGTGCCTCTCGAGCGGGTCCTCGAGATGGAGGTCATGCGCCGATGCGCGTTCCACCGCGAGCGCCGCCGTGACCAGCGGTTTGGTCAAGGAAGCGAGATCGAAAATCGTATCTTCGGTCATCGGCTCGATGCGCGGTTGGAGCGCACGCCGTCCGAGCGCCGCTCGGTGGACGGCGCCGCCGCTCCGCCCGGCGACGAAGACGGCGCCGGGCACCAGGCCCGCGTCGATCTGCGACCCGAGAAAGGAATGAAGCGGCGCGAAAAGGGAAGCGGCCTCCGACGCGGCGGCCGCGCGTGTGCGTCCCATGGCCCGGCAGGATAGCGGATTTCACTCGCCAGAGGGCCGGCCTCTCTCTACCCTCTCCCGGGCATGATTCCGCTTCGCGATCGAAATCCTTCCGGGGCCTTCCCGGTGGTCACGCTGACGCTGATCCTCGTCAACACCTTCGTTTTTCTCTATGAAGTGCAGCTCGGGCCCGCCCTCGGAAATTTTCTCAACCGCTACGCGCTGGTGCCTGCCGAGGTGACCGGGAGCCTGCAGTACGGCGCCGTGAGCCTCTCCGACACGGTGGCTCCATTCTTCACCTCCATGTTCCTCCATGGCGGGTGGCTTCACCTGATCATGAACATGTGGTTCCTCTGGATCTTCGGCGACAACGTCGAAGACGCGCTCGGGGCGTTCCGCTATATCCTCTTCTATCTGATATGCGGGCTCGGTGCCGCCTTCACGCACTTTCTGCTGCAGCCCGCCTCTCCCATGCCCGTCCTCGGCGCGAGCGGCGCGATCGCGGGCGTTCTGGGCGCGTACGCGGTGCTCTTTCCCGGGGCACGGGTGATCACGCTGATCCCGGTATTCTTTTTCTTACAGGTGGTCGAGCTTCCCGCGCTGGTGGTCTTGGGATTGTGGTTCGTGCTCCAGATCATGAGCGGATTTTTCGAGGTCATGGCGCCGATGCGGGGAGGCACGGCGTGGTGGGCTCACATCGGCGGTTTTGTCACGGGCCTCTTCCTCATACTCCTGTTCAGACCCAGGAAGGTATCCATCTAGCTTCATACCTTTCGGGGCTTGCGCCTTGACTCCCGGGGGGGCTCTGCCACAATAAACGCGATGCATCTCCCCAATCCCATTTCCAAATAGTAAGGAGCGTGGGTGGGTAACTCGTCTCGCCTCATCGTGATGTCGCTCGTGGTCATCGCCGCCGTGGGGTACTTGATCCTCACCGGCGTGAAGCAGACCGGAATGCGGTACATGACCGTGACGGAGCTTGCGAGGCTCGACCGCGCTCCCCAGGCGGAGGGCTTCCGGCTGGACGGGACGGTGGCCCCGGGAAGCGTCGTCTACGACCAGCGAGCACCCAAGCTTCGGTTTCAGATGACCGACGGCAAGGAAAACATCTCCGTGGTTTACCCGGGTCTCATGCCGGATGCCTTCGCCGACGGACGCGAGGTCGTCGTCGAGGGAGCCTACCGGCACTCCGAGCGCGCGCTCTACGCCTCGAAGCTCGTCACGAAATGTCCTTCCAAGTACGAGGCCGGGGGACTCGGGAAGGACAAATCGTGAAGCGGGGGGGCCGCCCGTGAGCGAGCTCGGACGCCTGGCGCTTCTCCTCGGCTTCATCTGCTCCGTCTTCGCGGTCGGAAGCATCGCCTGGGGACTCCGCACGGGGTACTCGGGTCCGCTCCGCAGCGGCAGGCGCGCGGTGTGGACCGTGTGCGGGCTCGCGCTCCTCGCGGTCATTCTCCTCGAGCGGGCCCTTCTCGCGCGCGACATGAGCTACCGCTACGTCGCGGAGCACACGAGCAAGGATCTCCCGCTCCACTACGCGTTCACATCGCTCTGGGCGGGGCAGGAGGGCTCCCTGCTCCTCTGGCTCTTGATCCTGAGCGCCTACGGCTCGGCATTTCTTTTCGCCTACCGGAAACGCCTCGATCCGTTCTACGACGCGGTGGCCATGGTCATCGCCGCCGTGATGATCTTCTTCACCGGGCTCCTGACCTTCGTTTCCTCGCCCTTCCGGATCCTCGCCACGCCTCCCCCCGACGGAATGGGCCTGAACCCGCTGCTTCAAGACCCGGGGATGATGATTCACCCGCCGGTCCTCTATACCGGGTACGTCGGCTTCGTCGTGCCTTTCGCCTTCGCGATGGCGGTTCTGCTTCTGAACCGCTCGGGCACGCGCTGGATCGAGGAAGTGCGCCGGTGGACGCTTTTCTGTTGGGGATTTCTGGGCGTGGGAATTCTCCTCGGCGCCCGCTGGGCCTACATCGAGCTGGGGTGGGGCGGCTATTGGGGCTGGGATCCGGTCGAGAACGCCTCGCTCATGCCGTGGCTCGTGGGGACCGGGTTCCTTCATTCGGTCATGATCGAGCAGCGCCGTGGGATGCTCAAGACGTGGAACATCGCGCTCATCGCGCTGACCTTCGAGCTCTCCATTTTCGGGACCTTTCTCACCCGCTCGGGGGTGCTCACTTCCGTGCACTCCTTCGCGGAATCGGACATAGGCCCGTGGTTCCTCTCGTTCATCCTGATCAGCGGAACCGCGGCCACCGCGCTCATTCTCTACCGTAAGGCCCTTCTCGAGAGTGAAAATCGGATGGAAGCGATGATCTCGCGCGAGGGCTCCTTCCTCTTCAACAACGTGCTCTTCGTCGCGTTGACCTTCGCGACGTTTCTCGGAACCACGTTTCCCGTGGTGAGCGAGGCGGTCACCGGAACGAAGATCTCGGTCTCGGCTCCCTTCTTCAATCGCGTGAACGTCCCGATCGCGCTTGCGCTCCTGCTTCTGACGGGCGCCGGCCCGGTGCTTTCCTGGAAGCGGGCGACCGCCTCCGTGCTGAAGCGCAATTTCATCCTTCCCATGTTCATGGGCACCGTCGCGGCGGTGGTCGCGCTCCCGTTCGGGGCCGACGGGGTCTACACCCTGGTCTGCATCTTCGGGGCGGCGTTCGTGGTCACGACGATCGTGATGGAGTTCGCGCGCGGCATCCAGGCTCGGAGGAGCGGGGAGACGGCGGCCCTTCCCGCCCAGGTCGTGCACCTCGTGAAGAAGAACAAGCGGCGGTACGGCGGATACATCGTCCACACGGGAATCGTGGTCCTCTTCGTGGGCGTACTCGGCTCCTCGGTGTTTCAGAAGGAGGCCCACGCGCCGTTGAAGACGGGGGATGCGCTCCGCATCGGCCCTTACACGCTCACGCTTCGCGGCGTCACCGAGCGCCAGAAGCAAAACGCGACCCTCACGACCGCGATCCTCGGCGTGGAGCGCGGGAGCAAGTTCGTCGGAACGGAGCACGCGTCCAAGGCGCTTTACTCCAAATCGCAGCAGCCGATGACCGAAGTCGCGCTGCATTCGACGCCGGCCGAGGACCTCTACATGATCCTCGGAGGCGTGAACGAGGACGGCTCCGCGTCGATCCAGGCCTACATCAATCCGCTCGTGAGCCTCGTGTGGGGAGGCGGGCTCATCATGGTGCTGGGAACGCTGATCGCGCTGAGCGACCGCATGAGGATCCGCCGGGAAGAGAGGGCCGGCCTTTGACGCGCATCCCTCCCGGGACCGCGCTCGCGATCCTGCTCCTCGTCGGGGCCGCGCCGCCCTCCGATGCCAAGCCACGCGATGCCGCCCACGCGATCACGAGCCAGCTCATCTGCCCGTGCAGCTGCGGAGAAGTCTTGAGCGGGTGCACCTGCGAGACCGGCAAGACGATGCAGGGCTACGTGGAGAACGCGATCAAGCAGGGGAAGGGCAAGGACCAGATCGTGGGCGCGCTGGTGGCCCGGTACGGAGAGGTGATCCGCGGCGCCCCCAAGCCGGAAGGATTCAACCTCGTCGTCTGGATCGCCCCCTTCGCCGCGACGTTGGCCGGCTTCGCGATCGCCTTCCTGGTTCTACGCCGCTGGGTGAAGCGCCGCGCGGCGCTCCCTTCGTCGCTGGGCACGCTCGCCGCGGATCGCGGCGGGCTCTCCCCCGGCCGCACGCTCGAGGCGGATCTCGACGGGCTTCGCGCGCGCGCCGAGGCGGAGCTCCGCCGGATGAGGGAATGATCGGAACCTGGGTCGTCCTGGGCGCCCAGATCCTCCTGGTCGGGATCGTCGCCTGGTTCGTGATTTCGCCGATCGTGCGGAGGCGCGGGGAGCGCGCGTGGTCCGAATCCCGGGAGGAAGCCCTGCGCCGTTCGATCGCCGAGCGCAAGGGGCGCCTGTACACCAGTATCGTGGAGCTCGATTTCGACCGCGATTCGGGAAAGATCTCGTCCGAAGATCACGGGCGCATGCGGAACGAGGCGATGGACGAGGTCCTGGTGCTCCTCCAAGAAGAGGAAGCGCTCGAGAAAGGGCCGAGGCCGAGGCCCGCCGTCATCGAAGGGGGGGACTCCGTGGAGCGGGCGATCGAGGAGTACAAGCGCTCCCGCCGCAGAGACCCCGGGGCCCGACAGACGTAATGCGTCCGTTCTCGATTCCCACCGCCGTCCTCACAGCGCTCACGATCACCCTCGCGCTCTCCTCGGCGTCGGCCGCGTCCGCCCTGACCATCCGGGGAACGGTGGTCAAAGGCGAAGAACGGCGGCCGGTGACGGGGCAGACCGTCCAGCTCCACGTGCTGCGTGGGAATGAGGAAGAGAAGGGGTCGACGGCCGTGACCGGCCCCGCCGGCGAATACCAGTTCTCGGGTCTCAGGGCGGACCCGGCGCTCTCCTATTACGTTTCTACCGAGTACGAGAACGCGTTCTACACGGAAGGCCCTCTTCCCCAAGACCAGGGTCCGACGGTCACCCAGGGCTTCGTCGTCTACGACGTGGGCCGCGACATCTCGGCCGTCCAGGTGAAGAACCACCACATCATCATCGAGCACCAGCCGGACGCCCTCCATGTCACCGAGATCTTGATCTTCGAGAACAAGGGGCGGACCGCCTTCCTCGGCACGGGGCCCGATCATGCCGAAAACGCCGGCGCCCGGATCGGACTCCCCGCTTCGGTCAAAGGGTTCGAGCAGGGGATGGGCGGGGATCCCCAGACGACCCACGTGCGGGGGCGGGAGCTCTCGAGCGAGAGACCGATTCCGCCGGGCGTGCGTCCGTTCAGCTTCTCCTACCGGATCCCGCTCTCGGGCCGCGTTGATCTGAGCCACCGGCTCTATTTCCCGACCGCTTCCTTCGTCGTGCTCCTCGACGATCCAAAGCTCAAGCTCGAGTCCAAGGCGCTCGAGCACGGGGGCACGCGCGATCAGGGTGGAAAACAATACGTGGTCTACAGCGGCGCCTCGTTCGGCGTGGGCCAGGAGGTCCGGATCCGGATCGGCGGCGCCGGGTTCTGGTCGAATCCCAAGGTCTATCCGTGGCTCATCGCGCCGTTCGCGATCCTGGGCGCGCTCTGGGTCGCGGCCCGGAGCGGGAAGCGCGCGCGGGAGGCGGCCCGGGCCGGGGAGCCGCGCCAAGCAGCCGCGCCGATTGAGCGCAGGGCCGTGCCGACGGCATCGGCGCCGGCGCGTCCCGCGCTCCCGATGACCCAGCCCCCGGGCGGCGCCTCGACCGACGCCGATTTCCGCAAGGCGTACCTCTTCCTGGTCGCCGCGCTCGATGAGGGTCTCGAGCGGGGCGAGTTCTCCCGCGAGACCCACGCGTTGATACGCCAAAACCTCAAGCGGCGCCTCCAGGCCCTGCTCGCGGAGGAATCGGCGAGCGGGGTTCGCTGACGCGCCCGCCGTGACGCTCGGCGCGCGCGACATCGAGAAGCGGTTCACGCACCGGCCGGTGCTTCGCCGGGCTTCGCTCGAGCTCCACCCCGGCGAAATCGTGCTGCTCCGCGGAGTGAACGGCTCGGGCAAGACCACGTTCGCCCGGATCCTCGCCACCACCCTGGCGCCCGATGCCGGCGACGTAACCCTGGACGGCGAGCCCGTCCGGCGGAGGCTCCGCGCCGCGCGCCGCGCGATCGGATTCCTGAGCCACCGTCCCCTTCTTTACGCCGGCTTGACCCCGCTCGAAAACCTCGAGTTCTTCGGCAGGCTTGCCGGCGTGACCGACGCGCGCCTCCGAGCGGAGCGGCTCCTGGAGCGGTTCGGGCTTGCGTCCTTTGCGCGAACCCCCATGGAGCGTTTCTCGCGCGGAATGCTCCAGCGGGTCGCGCTCATCCGGGCGCTGCTTCCCGCGCCCGAGGTTCTCATCCTGGACGAGCCCTACGCAGGTCTCGACGACGAAGGCTCGTCGACCCTGAACGCGCTCCTCGGGGAGGCACGGGGGCGGGGCACGGCGTCGCTCGTCATCTCGCACGACCGCGATCGCATCGCGCCCCTCGCCACGCGCGAGCGCGAGCTCAGGGACGGAAGGATCGAGGCCTCCCCGTGACGGCGCTCCGCGTTCTCGAGAAGGACTTGAAGCTCCACGCCCGCGACGCGCGTTTCCTCGCCACGCTCGCTCTCTTCAGCTTATCGCTCGTCTTGATCCTGAGCGTGGCGTTCGGCCCGTTCTTCCGCGACCCCGCGCGCGAGGCGAGCGCCACGCTCTGGGCGGCGCTCTTTTTCGCCGGCGTCCTGGGGCTCACCCGGACCCTCGACCTCGAGTCCGAGTCGGGCGGCGGGGAAGCGCTCAGGCTCACGGGCGCCGACCCCTTCGCGATCTACGCGGGAAAGACGATCGCGAACTTCCTGCTCCTGGCCGTTCTGTTCTTTCTCCTCTTGCCCTGCGCCGCGGTTTTCTTCGACGTGGGGAATCTGGAGGTCTTCCCAACGGTCGTCGGCGTTGCCGCGCTGACCCTCATCGGCTATGCTGCCTGGGGCACCTTGTTTGCCGCTCTCGCGCGGGGGCTCAGGGCGCGCGAGCTTCTGCTCTCGATCCTTCTCTTTCCCACCTTGATTCCGCTCTGGATCGGCGCCGTCAAGCTGACCCGTTCGCTCTGGGCGGACGGCACGATCGAACCGGTCCGGGATTGGGTGAAGATCATGGTCGTGATCGACGTGCTGGGGGTCGCGCTCGCCGCGTGGCTCTACGAGGTGATTCAGGAGGCGGAAGAGTGAATTCCACGATACCCGGTTGGTGGTCGAAGGGGCGTGTGATCCTCTGGGTCTTGGCGATCGCCTTGGTCGCGGGCTCTCTCTATGCGGCCTTTGCCCGGGCCCCGGTCGAGGCGCAGATGGGCGTCGTGCAGAAGATCGTCTACATCCACGTCCCGAGCGCGATCGTGACGCTTCTCGCGTTCGGGCTCACGTTCGCGGCGAGCATCGCGTTTCTCGCGACCAGGGTCTGGGTCTGGGACGCGGTCGCCGCCTCCTCCTGCGAGGTCGGGATGGTGTTCGCCACGATCGTGCTCGTGAGCGGGCCCTTGTGGGCGCGGTCGGCGTGGAACACCTGGTGGACGTGGGAGCCGAGGCTCACGACGTTTCTCATCCTCTGGCTCCTCTACGGCGGGTACCACGTGGTGCGCGCTTCGATCGCCGGCCGCGCGAAGCGCACGGTCTCGGCGGTGCTCGGGATCATCCTATTCGTCAATCTGCCGATCGTCTGGAAATCCGTCGAGTGGTGGCGCGGGTCGCTCCATCCGCGGGGGGTGACGATGACGGGCGAGATGCGCCAGGTCCTCACCCTGTCGATGCTTGCGTGGATCGTGTTCTTCGTCGCCGCGTTCCAGGAAAGGCTGCGCCTCGAGGCCCTGAGGGAAGCCGCCGAATCGGGCGTGGCGGCGGAGCTCCCGCGATGACGTACGCCGTGGCGGCGTATCTGGCGGCGGCGGTGATTTGGGCCGTATACTTGATGTTGCTTCGCGCCCGGGCAGGTCGGATCGCGCAGCGGGGAAGCGGAATGAAACGATGAGGGACCATTTTCAGGAATTCGAGATCTCCCCCGAGATCGTGAACGAGATGATCGAATCAGGGGAGGAGGTGGTCCTGGTCGATGTGCGCGAGGACTGGGAGTGGGAGAAGGCCCACATCGAGGGCGCGATTCACATTCCGCTCTCGGAATTGAGGGACCGGGTCCAGGAACTGGATCCCGAACAATGGACCGTCGTTTACTGCCACATCGGCGACCGAAGCGTCGACGGTTGCCTCGTCCTCTGGGATTTGGGCTTCCGGAAGGTTCGGAGCCTGTCGGGCGGAATCGATCTCTGGTCTGACGTCATCGATCCCGAGGTGCCCAAGTACTGATCCCTCCCGATTTGCCCCGCCACCCGCTCACAGATCCAAGTAGTTCGGGCCGCCCCCGCCCTCGGGCGGCACCCACGTGATGATCTCGTAGGGGTCGGCGATGTCGCAGGTCTTGCAGTGGACGCAGTTCGACGGGTTGAGCTTCAGCTTCACCCCTCCGCCCGGGCCGTCCGGGACCATCTCGTAGACATTGGCCGGGCAGAAGTGCTGGCAGGGATTGCCGTATTCCTCCTTGCAGCGCGTTGCGCAGAGGTCCGTGTCCGCGACGAGAAGGTGGCTCGGCTGGTCCTCGTCGTGCTTCGTCCCCGAGTGGAAAACGTCGTTCACCTTGGTGAACGTGCGCCCGTTGTCGTATCTCCTCTGCGTCTCTTCCAGCGACCGGGGCTTGACACCCGCGTCAGCGAGCTTCTTCATCCTGGCGTGGCCGGGTTTCCACGTCGGCCGGTTCCCAAAACCCAGCCCCCCCGTCACGAGCTGCAGACCGGCGTCCGCCATTCCCATCCACAGACCGCGCTCGAATCCCTGATGGAAATTGCGGACCTTGTAGAGCTCCGACCAGACCCAGGACTCGCGCACCCGGCGATCGTAGCCGGCCATCGCCTCCGCTCCGAAATCCTGCTTTAGAAGAGCGTCGAACGCAGTCTCCGCCGCAAGCATCCCCGACTTCATCGCCGTGTGGACTCCTTTGAGCCGCTCCGAGTTCAGGAGCGAGGCGTTGTCGCCGCAAAGGAGCCCGCCGGGCCAGGAGAGACGTGGCACCGAGTAGTAGCCCCCCTCGGGTATGGCTTTCGCGCCGTACGAATGGAGCGTCCCCCCCTCGAGCAGCTTCGCGACGAAGGGATGCAGCTTGAACGCCTGCATCAGGCCGTGCGGATCGGTCGTGGGGTCCCAGTAGTCGAGCCCCACGACGAATCCCACGGACCAGCGGTCCTGATCCATCCCGTAGATGAACCCGCCGCCGAAGGTCTTAGAGTCGAGCGGGTGGCCCATCGTGTGAATGACGCGCCCCTTCGGCACGCGGCCCTTGGGCATGCGCCAGACTTCCTTGATCCCGGTCGCGTAGATCTGGGGCGCGCGGCCTTCCTGGAGCTTGAGCTGCGGGGTGAGCCGCTTGGTCAGGGAGCCTCTCACGCCCTCGCAGAGGACGGTGACCTTCGCGCGGATGTCTGCGCCCGGCTCGAAATTGGGCTTCCGGTTACCGTGGCGGTCGATCCCCTTGTCGCCGGTGCGCACCCCGACCATCCGCTCCCCTTCGAAGAGCCCCTCGACGGCGGCCATCCCCGGGAGCACGTAGGCCCCCGTGTCTTCGACGAGCCCTCCCATCCACTTCTCGAAATTGCCCAGCGAGATGACGTAGTTCCCGTGGTTTCGAAGCGGCGGAGGGAGAAGGGGGAACCGGAGTTGCCCGGATCTCGTGAAGAAGAAGAGATCGTCGCTCGTGACCTCGCTCTCGATCGGGGCGCCCTTCTCCTTGAAATCGGGGATCAGCTCGCGCATCGCCCGCGGGTCCAGGATGCAGCCCGAGATCCCGTGCGCGCCGATCGCGGAGGCCTTCTCGAGCACCGCGATCGAGATCTCGCCGAGCGCCTTGGCCTGGTCCTGCGCCGTGGCCTGTTTGTGCTGCTCGAGGAGCTGGGTCAGGCGCAGCGCGCCCGCGAGCCCCGCCGGGCCGCCGCCCACGAAGAGGACGTCGACTTCGAGGACGTCCCGCTGATCGCTCACTTGCGGCGCGCCCCGTCCCGGCCCGCCGCGGCCACGGCGGGAGCCGGCGTGCTCGAGGAGTGTTTCAGCTCTTCCAGATACCGCTCGGCGTCGAGGGCGGCCATGCAGCCGGTCCCCGCGGCGGTGACCGCCTGGCGATAGACCGAATCCTGCACATCCCCGGCCGCGAACACGCCCGGCACGCTCGTCCGCGTTCCGCCGAACGTGCGGATGTATCCGTTCGGCTCGAGCTCGAGCTGTCCTTGGAAGAGCGCGGTGTTCGGCTGGTGTCCGATCCCAATGAAGAGCCCTTCCGCCGGGACGACCGTGGTGTATCCCGTTTTCAGGTTCTGGATCTTCACTCCCGTGACCTTGCCGAGGCCGGAATCCAACACCTCCTGGACAATCGAATCCCACAGGAAGGATATTTTCGGGTTCGCCATGGCTCGGTCCTGCATGATCTTCGAGGCGCGCAGCTCGTCGCGGCGGTGAATCACGGTCACGTGGCTCGCGAACTTGGTGAGAAAGTTCGCCTCTTCCATCGCGGTGTCGCCGCCGCCCACGACCAGGACGCGCTGGTTCTTGAAGAAGTACCCGTCGCACGTGGCGCACGCCGAGACGCCGTGCCCCATGAGCTTCGCCTCGCTCGAGATTCCGAGGAGCTTGGCGACGGCGCCGGTCGCGATGATCAGGGTGCGCGACGTGTACTTTTTTCCGTGCGCGACAACCTCGAAAGGAGCCTTCTTGAGGTTCACCGATTCTACTTCGGCCGTGATCAGCTCCGTGCCGAAGCGAGCCGCCTGGGCGCGCATGCGCTTCATGAGGTCGGGCCCCATGATCGCATCCTCGAACCCGGGATAATTCTCCACGTCGGTCGTGATCGTGAGCTGGCCGCCGGGCTGGGCGCCTTCGAAGAGCAGCGGCGAGAGGTTGGCGCGCGCGGCGTAGATCGCCGCGGTCAAGCCCGCGGCGCCGGAGCCCAGAATGACGACCTGACGAGTCTCGGCCATGGAACCTATGTTCCCCTTCCGGGTTAGGAGTGCTGGTGTCGCGTCCGGCGGGCGCCGGAATCGCCGCAGGGAGCGCCGCATCCAAGTGCAGGCCTCCGAACTATAGAAAATGGACGCGCCACGTTCAACGTACTACTTGGACGCCGCGAGATGCCGGAGGGATCGTGTGATAGAGTCCCCGGCTCACGGGGCGGGCCACGCTCTCCCCGTGCAACCCTGTTTCCGGAGGACACCACGACCATGAAACGGTTACGCTCGCTCCCCTCGGCATTCCTGCTCCTCGCGGCGCTCGTCCTGGCCGCGCCCACCCAAGCGGCTCCACAAACCTATGAGATCGACCCCGTGCACTCGCGCGTGGAGTTCACGATCCGACACATGTTCAGCAAGGTGACGGGCAACTTCGGCAAATTCCAAGGGACGATCCACTACGACCCGGCCGCTCCCCTGGCGTCCTCCGTGAATGCGGAGATCGACGCGAGCAGCATCGATACCAACAACGATCGCCGGGACGGGCACCTCAAGAGCCCCGACTTCTTCGATGCCGCGAAGTATCCCACCCTCACGTTCGCGAGCACCAAAGTCTCGCCTGTAGCGGATGGCAAGCTCAAGGTCGAAGGCACTCTCACCATGCATGGCATCGCGAAACCCGTCGTCCTGGACGCTGCCTTCCTCGGCTCCGGCCCCGGGCTCGACGGCGTGACGCGCGCCGGGTTCGAGGCAACGACGAAGGTGGACCGGAAGGACTACGGGATCGTCTGGAACAAGGCGCTCGACCAGGGGGGCACGCTCCTCGGGGACGAAGTGCAGATCAATCTCGAGATCGAAGCGGTGGCGCCCCAGCCGGACAGCGGGAGCCAGGACCAGAAGACCGAAGTAAAGACGGAGAAGAAGGAGGCGGGCTCGAAGAGCGCGAGGTAGGCCTAAGCCTGGAGCGGGCGCGATAGCCACCGCCGCATCCATGCCGTGACGGCCTCGACCATGTCGAGGAGCTGCGGCGGGGTGCGGCGGATTCTATCTCCGGCCTGGAAGGAGTGCCCCGCGCCTTCGAGGATCAAGAGCTCGGTCATCACGGAGGACGCGTGGGAGGCGATCTCGACGGCGTTCTCGGGGGGGACGACGGCGTCCCGGTCCCCCTGCACGACCAGAAGCGGAGCCCCGAGCGATTCGATGGCGCGCGCCGCGTCGTAGCGATCGCGGTTCCGCGTGAAGTCCTCCCACAGGTCCGGGCCGAGCCGAAGGTGGGTACGCGTGCGGAAATCGTAGATCGGCGCGTCCTCGCCGCGCTCCCACGCCGCGGTCTGCTCCGGTTTCCAAACGCCGATCCTGAACGGCGCGGCCAGGGTCGCCACGCAACCGATTCTCCGGTTGGACGCCGCGTGAAGAAGCGCGAGCGTTCCGCCGCGGCTGTGC
This window encodes:
- a CDS encoding YceI family protein, whose product is MKRLRSLPSAFLLLAALVLAAPTQAAPQTYEIDPVHSRVEFTIRHMFSKVTGNFGKFQGTIHYDPAAPLASSVNAEIDASSIDTNNDRRDGHLKSPDFFDAAKYPTLTFASTKVSPVADGKLKVEGTLTMHGIAKPVVLDAAFLGSGPGLDGVTRAGFEATTKVDRKDYGIVWNKALDQGGTLLGDEVQINLEIEAVAPQPDSGSQDQKTEVKTEKKEAGSKSAR
- a CDS encoding rhodanese yields the protein MRDHFQEFEISPEIVNEMIESGEEVVLVDVREDWEWEKAHIEGAIHIPLSELRDRVQELDPEQWTVVYCHIGDRSVDGCLVLWDLGFRKVRSLSGGIDLWSDVIDPEVPKY
- a CDS encoding cytochrome C assembly protein, coding for MDRRRQADPFALGGRHDRTGPGLGEDHGRDRRAGGRARRVALRGDSGGGRVNSTIPGWWSKGRVILWVLAIALVAGSLYAAFARAPVEAQMGVVQKIVYIHVPSAIVTLLAFGLTFAASIAFLATRVWVWDAVAASSCEVGMVFATIVLVSGPLWARSAWNTWWTWEPRLTTFLILWLLYGGYHVVRASIAGRAKRTVSAVLGIILFVNLPIVWKSVEWWRGSLHPRGVTMTGEMRQVLTLSMLAWIVFFVAAFQERLRLEALREAAESGVAAELPR
- a CDS encoding electron transfer flavoprotein-ubiquinone oxidoreductase, which codes for MSDQRDVLEVDVLFVGGGPAGLAGALRLTQLLEQHKQATAQDQAKALGEISIAVLEKASAIGAHGISGCILDPRAMRELIPDFKEKGAPIESEVTSDDLFFFTRSGQLRFPLLPPPLRNHGNYVISLGNFEKWMGGLVEDTGAYVLPGMAAVEGLFEGERMVGVRTGDKGIDRHGNRKPNFEPGADIRAKVTVLCEGVRGSLTKRLTPQLKLQEGRAPQIYATGIKEVWRMPKGRVPKGRVIHTMGHPLDSKTFGGGFIYGMDQDRWSVGFVVGLDYWDPTTDPHGLMQAFKLHPFVAKLLEGGTLHSYGAKAIPEGGYYSVPRLSWPGGLLCGDNASLLNSERLKGVHTAMKSGMLAAETAFDALLKQDFGAEAMAGYDRRVRESWVWSELYKVRNFHQGFERGLWMGMADAGLQLVTGGLGFGNRPTWKPGHARMKKLADAGVKPRSLEETQRRYDNGRTFTKVNDVFHSGTKHDEDQPSHLLVADTDLCATRCKEEYGNPCQHFCPANVYEMVPDGPGGGVKLKLNPSNCVHCKTCDIADPYEIITWVPPEGGGGPNYLDL
- the trxB gene encoding thioredoxin-disulfide reductase → MAETRQVVILGSGAAGLTAAIYAARANLSPLLFEGAQPGGQLTITTDVENYPGFEDAIMGPDLMKRMRAQAARFGTELITAEVESVNLKKAPFEVVAHGKKYTSRTLIIATGAVAKLLGISSEAKLMGHGVSACATCDGYFFKNQRVLVVGGGDTAMEEANFLTKFASHVTVIHRRDELRASKIMQDRAMANPKISFLWDSIVQEVLDSGLGKVTGVKIQNLKTGYTTVVPAEGLFIGIGHQPNTALFQGQLELEPNGYIRTFGGTRTSVPGVFAAGDVQDSVYRQAVTAAGTGCMAALDAERYLEELKHSSSTPAPAVAAAGRDGARRK
- a CDS encoding ABC transporter ATP-binding protein, producing MTLGARDIEKRFTHRPVLRRASLELHPGEIVLLRGVNGSGKTTFARILATTLAPDAGDVTLDGEPVRRRLRAARRAIGFLSHRPLLYAGLTPLENLEFFGRLAGVTDARLRAERLLERFGLASFARTPMERFSRGMLQRVALIRALLPAPEVLILDEPYAGLDDEGSSTLNALLGEARGRGTASLVISHDRDRIAPLATRERELRDGRIEASP
- a CDS encoding alpha/beta fold hydrolase; its protein translation is MSCAGSRPLSFEITGSWREIFRFSRILPEISSPEPVEIEGADGGPLRLDLYAPPAAHPDNPPSATLPRPPIVLLHGFRGYKDWGFFPMLAGRMAEAGFPAVTFSVSGSGIAGRDGAFTEPERFRRNTYAKELADLARVVAWALAPGAARAGLIGHSRGGTLALLHAASNRRIGCVATLAAPFRIGVWKPEQTAAWERGEDAPIYDFRTRTHLRLGPDLWEDFTRNRDRYDAARAIESLGAPLLVVQGDRDAVVPPENAVEIASHASSVMTELLILEGAGHSFQAGDRIRRTPPQLLDMVEAVTAWMRRWLSRPLQA